The following nucleotide sequence is from Allocatelliglobosispora scoriae.
GACACGTTCACCGTCACCACCCCGCACGGCCTGCACCTGTACTTCACCGCCCCGGCCGGGCCGCCGATCGCCAGCACCATCTGGCACACCGGGCCAGGCATCGACGTACGCGCACCCGGCTGGTCCAGCGGCGGCTACGTCATCGGCCCCGGCTCCACCGTCAACAACCGCCCCTACGTGATCACCCACGACCGGCCCCTTCTGCCGCTGCCGACCTGGCTGATGCCGCATCTGCGCGTGGCAACACCACCACGCCGCTGACCGTTCCGCGCCGTCGTCGGCCTCGCCTTGGCCGGCGGCGGCACCACCGAGCTGGACGCCCCGGGTGCGCGGTCCTCGCCGTGCACCCGGCCTGACCGGTTCGGCTCTCACCAGCCGTGAACTCTTGGAAGGACACCTTCGGTGACCCACAACCTCATGGGGGCGGCCCAGGCGTACATCGCGCTTGGGTGGCCCGTTTTCCTGCTCGGACGTACCAAGCGCCCTGTCGCCCTGTGTCATGACTGCGCGCGAGCCCGCGACAGCCCCGATGTCGTCCACGACCCCGAGAGCTGCCCGTGCTTGACGTGCCACGGGTTCTACGCCGCCACCCTCGACCCGAAACGGCTCAAGCGGATGTTCGAGGCGGTGCCGGGCGGGATGCTCGCCATCCGTACCGGCGCACCTTCACGGCTGGTCGTGGTCGATGTCGACCCGGCCGCCGGTGGCGGTGCGTCGCTGGTGTCGCTGATCGAACGGGGTCTGTGTCCGCCGACGAGGTTCGTGCGGACCGGTTCGGGCGGGCTGCACCTGTACTACCGGCACCCCGGCCCGACCGTCCGCGTCCCCTGCAGCGCGGGGGTGCTGGGGCCCGGGATCGACGTGCGCGGCGACGGCGGGTACATCGTGGCCCCGCCGTCGATCCACCCCCGTACCGGCCGCCCCTACACCTGCGGCACCCCTGGAGCACAGGTAGAGGAGATGGCCTCGCCCCTCCTCAC
It contains:
- a CDS encoding bifunctional DNA primase/polymerase; protein product: MTPALTGLLARGLALFPMPAGQRQAPPGWQHRASRDPHQPWPHGSNVGIGCRASGIVVLDLDRKNGHDGIAVFGQLCAGAGQAWPDTFTVTTPHGLHLYFTAPAGPPIASTIWHTGPGIDVRAPGWSSGGYVIGPGSTVNNRPYVITHDRPLLPLPTWLMPHLRVATPPRR
- a CDS encoding bifunctional DNA primase/polymerase; this translates as MTHNLMGAAQAYIALGWPVFLLGRTKRPVALCHDCARARDSPDVVHDPESCPCLTCHGFYAATLDPKRLKRMFEAVPGGMLAIRTGAPSRLVVVDVDPAAGGGASLVSLIERGLCPPTRFVRTGSGGLHLYYRHPGPTVRVPCSAGVLGPGIDVRGDGGYIVAPPSIHPRTGRPYTCGTPGAQVEEMASPLLTAVTAPPRSTNLPDRAVPATAWTTSPAPGSGGIAHPERLMAVLVDRIHWAPHGRRRTILYGCARGGARIAATGAYTPRQAREVLLAACERAGWDINSGTLAAIDGGFRAEGVTG